From a single Pasteurella atlantica genomic region:
- the trkA gene encoding Trk system potassium transporter TrkA, whose product MKIIILGAGQVGSSLAENLVRDNEITIIDDDETMLAGLQAKHDLQVIQGNGASPRILREAGASDADLLVAVTNSDDTNMIACQIAYTLFKIPTKLARIRNPDYVRERDILFSNKVLPIDHIIAPELLITEQIFQLIDYSGALQIAHFADNKVSLVSIKAYYGGPLVGYPISALKEHLPHIEARIVSIIRQGRTIVPQATTIIEADDDVFFMCEKVHIKAIMSELQRLEKQPKRIMIVGGGDIATKLANSLENQCSVKLIEENPEKAELLAEKLSKTLVLNGKASDRELLFEEHIENIDLFLALTEDDETNIMSALLAKRMGAKKTLVLVQRNVYLDLIQGGAIDLVISPQQTTISTLLTHVRRGDIVKVASLNQGMVEGLEIIAHGDEETSKVVGKEIKELKLPSGAVVGAIVRNDEVLIAHKSIKIEAEDHLILFLNDQRQVEDIEKLFQLSATFL is encoded by the coding sequence ATGAAAATTATAATTTTAGGTGCAGGACAAGTGGGTTCAAGCCTTGCGGAGAACCTTGTAAGAGATAATGAAATTACCATTATTGACGATGATGAAACGATGTTAGCAGGCTTACAAGCTAAACACGATTTGCAGGTTATTCAAGGCAACGGTGCGTCACCTCGTATTTTACGAGAAGCTGGGGCAAGCGATGCGGATTTGTTGGTGGCGGTGACGAATAGTGATGATACCAATATGATTGCGTGCCAAATTGCTTATACGCTATTTAAAATTCCGACTAAGCTGGCTCGTATTCGTAATCCTGATTATGTGCGTGAACGTGATATTTTATTTAGTAACAAAGTATTACCTATCGATCATATTATCGCACCAGAATTATTGATTACCGAGCAAATTTTCCAACTAATTGATTATTCTGGGGCATTACAAATCGCTCATTTTGCGGATAATAAAGTGTCACTAGTCAGTATTAAAGCCTATTATGGTGGTCCTTTGGTTGGTTATCCAATTTCTGCACTAAAAGAGCATTTACCTCATATTGAGGCACGTATTGTTTCTATTATTCGTCAAGGACGAACCATTGTGCCACAAGCAACCACGATTATTGAAGCGGATGATGACGTTTTCTTTATGTGTGAAAAAGTGCATATAAAAGCAATAATGAGTGAACTACAACGCCTCGAAAAACAACCAAAGCGTATTATGATTGTGGGGGGAGGTGATATTGCGACCAAGCTCGCCAATTCCCTAGAAAATCAATGTAGTGTAAAACTGATTGAAGAGAATCCTGAAAAAGCGGAATTGCTTGCTGAAAAATTATCAAAAACATTGGTATTAAATGGTAAAGCCTCCGATCGTGAACTTTTATTTGAAGAACATATTGAAAATATTGATCTTTTCCTAGCCTTAACAGAAGACGATGAAACCAATATTATGTCAGCATTGTTGGCAAAACGAATGGGGGCGAAGAAAACCCTTGTACTCGTGCAACGCAATGTGTATTTAGACTTAATTCAAGGTGGTGCAATTGATTTGGTGATCTCGCCACAGCAAACCACCATTTCAACCTTGCTCACTCATGTAAGACGAGGTGACATAGTGAAAGTCGCCTCACTTAATCAAGGAATGGTTGAGGGTTTAGAAATTATTGCTCATGGTGATGAAGAAACCTCAAAAGTGGTTGGCAAAGAAATTAAAGAGCTGAAATTACCATCAGGGGCAGTGGTTGGGGCGATTGTGCGTAATGATGAAGTATTGATTGCTCATAAATCGATAAAAATTGAGGCAGAAGATCATTTAATTTTATTCTTAAATGATCAACGTCAAGTGGAAGATATTGAAAAACTATTCCAATTAAGTGCGACTTTCTTGTAA
- the rsmB gene encoding 16S rRNA (cytosine(967)-C(5))-methyltransferase RsmB: MKKQSSRAVAAQLILQVLDKGQSLSALMVEVQPKLAEKDIPFVQEITFGVCRVLPRLEWIIRLLVAKPLKGKTRLVHCLLLVGLYQILYMRVPTHAAVGEVVNASKELKLESFKGLINGVLRQFLREQESILAIVDKNWQTNHPEWFVNKLKKAYPNWREIIDANNDRPPMWLRVNAQHSTRDEYAVRLGDNFAKSSQDVTACCVPDCAIMLNNPVVVSSLPDFEKGFVTVQDGHAQWSAKLLEPQNEELILDACAAPGGKTTHILEQTPQANVIALDIEKNRLKRVSENLQRLNQTATVICGDASQPDLWLEKELMFDRILLDVPCSATGIIRRHPDIKWLRKESDIAELVKLQTKILNAMWQRLKPNGTLLYATCSILPDENSEQIQRFVENTANAKLVEMDFNGEKVTMKQFFPNAQGGDGFFYAKLIKTDN; the protein is encoded by the coding sequence ATGAAAAAACAATCATCTCGTGCTGTGGCAGCACAACTTATTTTACAAGTACTAGACAAAGGGCAATCCCTCTCGGCGTTAATGGTGGAGGTTCAGCCTAAATTAGCGGAAAAAGATATCCCTTTTGTTCAGGAAATTACCTTTGGCGTGTGTCGAGTGTTGCCTCGTTTAGAGTGGATTATTCGTTTGTTGGTGGCAAAGCCATTGAAAGGGAAAACACGTTTAGTACATTGTTTGTTATTAGTCGGTTTATACCAAATTTTATATATGCGAGTACCTACTCACGCAGCAGTTGGCGAGGTAGTTAATGCGAGTAAAGAATTAAAGTTAGAAAGTTTTAAAGGATTAATCAACGGTGTGTTACGCCAATTTTTACGTGAACAAGAGAGCATTTTGGCGATCGTTGACAAAAACTGGCAAACCAATCACCCTGAATGGTTTGTGAATAAGTTGAAAAAAGCCTATCCAAACTGGCGAGAGATTATTGATGCCAATAATGATCGTCCACCGATGTGGTTGCGAGTAAACGCTCAGCATTCTACGAGGGACGAATATGCGGTCAGATTAGGGGATAATTTTGCAAAAAGTTCGCAAGATGTGACCGCTTGTTGCGTGCCTGATTGTGCGATTATGCTCAATAATCCTGTGGTGGTGTCAAGCTTACCAGATTTTGAGAAAGGCTTTGTGACAGTACAAGACGGACACGCGCAATGGTCAGCGAAATTGCTTGAACCACAAAATGAGGAACTGATTTTAGATGCTTGTGCCGCACCGGGTGGCAAAACGACCCATATTTTAGAGCAAACACCGCAAGCTAACGTGATTGCCTTAGATATTGAAAAAAATCGCTTAAAACGTGTGAGCGAGAACTTACAACGTTTAAATCAAACCGCAACTGTGATTTGTGGCGATGCAAGTCAGCCTGATTTATGGTTAGAAAAAGAGCTAATGTTTGATCGTATTTTATTAGATGTGCCTTGTTCCGCAACGGGAATTATTCGCCGACACCCTGATATTAAATGGTTACGTAAAGAGAGTGATATTGCGGAGTTAGTGAAATTACAGACGAAAATCCTCAATGCAATGTGGCAACGTTTAAAACCAAACGGCACGCTACTTTATGCAACCTGTTCGATTTTACCTGATGAAAATAGCGAACAAATTCAACGTTTTGTAGAAAATACCGCTAATGCTAAACTGGTTGAAATGGATTTTAATGGTGAAAAGGTTACAATGAAACAGTTTTTCCCGAACGCACAAGGTGGCGATGGTTTCTTTTATGCGAAGTTAATAAAAACAGATAATTAA
- a CDS encoding electron transport complex subunit E — MTENQIPIKQIEDTPAPSSEWKKLLKDGVWKNNGALVQLLGLCPLLAVSNNVTNALGLGIATLMVLICTNTLVSLFKKFTPHDIRIPIYVMIIATMVTAIQLLMNAFAYPIYQSLGIFIPLIVTNCIVIGRAEAYASKNSVIHSAFDGFAMGLGMTLVLVVLGAMRELIGRGTLFDGLDLLLGDWAKELRLDIFNFDSGLLLAVLPPGAFIGLGILLAGKNWIEKNGKK; from the coding sequence ATGACAGAAAATCAAATTCCCATTAAACAAATTGAAGATACACCAGCCCCCTCTTCAGAATGGAAAAAATTACTCAAAGATGGTGTGTGGAAAAATAATGGTGCATTAGTACAATTATTAGGATTATGCCCTTTATTGGCAGTATCTAATAATGTGACTAATGCCTTAGGCTTAGGAATAGCAACCTTAATGGTGTTAATTTGTACTAACACCCTTGTTTCACTGTTCAAAAAATTTACGCCTCACGATATCCGTATTCCTATTTATGTAATGATTATCGCCACAATGGTAACGGCAATTCAATTATTGATGAATGCTTTTGCTTATCCTATTTATCAATCGCTAGGTATTTTTATTCCATTGATTGTCACTAATTGTATTGTAATTGGACGAGCTGAAGCCTATGCCTCTAAAAACTCGGTTATACACTCTGCTTTTGATGGCTTTGCAATGGGATTGGGAATGACCCTTGTGTTGGTGGTATTAGGTGCGATGCGTGAGTTAATCGGCAGAGGCACCTTATTTGACGGCTTAGATCTATTGCTGGGTGACTGGGCAAAAGAATTGCGTTTAGATATTTTTAATTTTGACTCAGGTTTATTACTCGCAGTACTTCCACCCGGTGCATTTATTGGGTTAGGAATTTTACTTGCCGGGAAAAATTGGATAGAAAAAAATGGTAAAAAATGA
- the rsxG gene encoding electron transport complex subunit RsxG, which translates to MKPFNISMRYAFILATVALVCTSFSVGIYWLTKDKIDNVIAQQQRQFLNEVIPHNIMDNDILATCKKIQLADYPFLNRIYFAKKRNKVTAYAIQSTAPNGYAGDIVLLEGFQLDRLEKSVKVLGVRVLTHNETPGLGDKIDIRISDWILSFNGKKLSLNEISENKYGGKYDQLTGATLTAYLLENNEKQWFVKKDGGTFDQFTGATVTPRAVVNNVRESAKWFVTTLLLQPKLIRTFPDCN; encoded by the coding sequence ATGAAACCGTTTAATATTTCAATGCGTTATGCTTTTATCTTAGCAACAGTTGCATTGGTTTGTACTTCTTTTTCTGTGGGTATTTATTGGCTGACAAAAGATAAAATTGATAATGTTATCGCACAGCAACAGCGTCAATTTTTAAATGAAGTTATTCCTCACAACATAATGGATAATGATATTTTAGCCACTTGTAAAAAAATACAATTAGCAGACTATCCTTTCTTAAATAGAATATATTTTGCAAAAAAAAGGAATAAAGTGACCGCTTATGCTATTCAAAGTACCGCACCCAATGGCTATGCTGGTGATATTGTATTACTGGAAGGCTTTCAACTTGATCGTTTAGAAAAAAGTGTAAAAGTACTCGGAGTACGAGTACTAACTCATAATGAAACACCGGGATTGGGAGATAAAATTGATATTAGAATATCAGATTGGATCCTCTCCTTTAATGGAAAAAAACTCAGTTTAAATGAGATTTCCGAAAATAAATACGGTGGTAAATATGATCAACTGACAGGAGCAACATTAACGGCCTATCTGTTAGAAAATAATGAAAAACAGTGGTTCGTTAAGAAAGATGGCGGTACTTTTGATCAGTTTACTGGTGCGACAGTTACACCAAGAGCGGTAGTTAATAATGTACGAGAAAGTGCGAAGTGGTTTGTAACAACCTTACTGTTGCAACCCAAATTAATTAGAACATTTCCAGATTGTAATTAG
- the rsxD gene encoding electron transport complex subunit RsxD — MFKMASSPHTHSSNLTAKFMLWVMGAMLPALAVQCYYFGYGVLIQISIALSLATFIELAVAKLRHKPTAYYLADLTGLVTAMMLAMAIPPYAPYWIIVIGTLAALLLAKHCYGGLGQNIFNPAMVGYALLLVSFPVQMTSWAVPVELLKHSLNFSDHLSLVFSGVTTQGVDLYQLISQVDGISQATPLDSAKTFYASLCSDCNPDFAYYDLVKSPIFIKGSWDVAQGWWQVNVAFLLGGLVLLYKRIIHWQIPVAMLSVFTLCAFLTDMLLADVTSHLSFYAQLLSGAMMFGAFFIATDPVTASTTPQGKLIFGALIGLLLYIIRYYGNYPDAVAFSVLLANICVPLIDHYTQPRLYGTKLGKRR, encoded by the coding sequence ATGTTTAAAATGGCAAGCTCTCCACATACTCACTCCAGCAATCTCACTGCAAAATTTATGCTATGGGTAATGGGGGCGATGTTACCTGCATTGGCAGTGCAGTGTTACTATTTTGGTTATGGTGTACTTATTCAAATAAGTATTGCATTGAGTTTGGCAACTTTTATTGAATTGGCTGTTGCAAAATTACGCCATAAACCAACCGCTTATTATTTAGCAGATTTGACGGGGTTAGTCACAGCAATGATGCTGGCAATGGCAATTCCACCTTATGCACCTTACTGGATTATTGTGATTGGAACCTTAGCGGCATTGTTGTTAGCGAAACATTGTTATGGTGGTTTGGGGCAAAATATTTTTAATCCTGCAATGGTAGGCTATGCGTTGTTGTTAGTTTCTTTTCCAGTACAAATGACTTCGTGGGCAGTGCCTGTTGAACTATTGAAACATTCCCTTAATTTTAGTGATCATTTATCGTTAGTTTTTTCAGGGGTGACTACTCAAGGTGTTGATTTATACCAATTAATTAGTCAAGTTGATGGTATTTCTCAAGCAACGCCATTAGACAGTGCAAAAACCTTTTATGCTAGTTTATGTTCTGATTGTAATCCTGATTTCGCTTATTATGATCTTGTAAAATCGCCAATTTTTATTAAAGGAAGTTGGGATGTCGCACAAGGTTGGTGGCAAGTAAATGTGGCATTTTTATTGGGTGGATTGGTGTTACTCTATAAACGTATTATTCATTGGCAAATTCCTGTTGCAATGTTAAGTGTGTTCACGTTGTGTGCATTCTTAACTGATATGCTCCTTGCTGATGTGACTTCTCACTTAAGTTTTTATGCTCAATTACTCAGTGGAGCAATGATGTTCGGGGCGTTTTTTATTGCAACGGATCCTGTCACTGCCTCTACTACTCCTCAAGGTAAGTTAATTTTTGGAGCCTTGATTGGGTTATTACTTTATATCATTCGTTATTATGGAAATTACCCTGATGCGGTTGCTTTCTCTGTTTTACTAGCCAATATTTGTGTTCCATTAATAGATCATTATACTCAACCACGTTTATATGGCACTAAGTTAGGGAAAAGGAGATAA
- the rsxC gene encoding electron transport complex subunit RsxC — MKNDAVSRIRQNKLWDFPGGIHPPEMKSQSNQTPIKHLALPSHFYVPVVQHSGSAGDLIVKEGDKVLKGQPLTQGENFRQLPVHSPTSGRVIAIGEHISTNINASPELTVVIQADGEDKWFERYPITDYTQYDSGTIIDKIYQKGVAGLGGAVFSTSSKLHYADTRCELLIINGAECEPYITCDDRLMQDYTAEMIEGIEILQYVLQPQEVVIAIEDNKPNAIKAVRSALKNAKNIQLRVIPTKYPSGSSDQLVQVLTGLEIPQSKRTIEMGIVMHNVGTAYAVKRAVMDDEALIERVVTLTGNRIGQKGNVWARLGTPLNYLLEQVQFEESKCFPVLIGGPLMGFSVPTLQVPVTKTVNCVIAPNVDEYSDEELERNCIRCSSCSDACPIGLLPQQLYWHSRAKDHDKAKAYNLDACIECGICAFVCPSNIPLVQYFRDEKAEIAEIERKEKQSLEAKQRFEAREARLQKEKEAREKRIQEAADKRREQISKQQGEDPVQAALARLKAKKEQAQKVGIKAIKTTIAGEPDNSELMALRKARRLAKQQQAVTSEQQFAKNETSQTEQDPRKLAVAQALARAKAKKEAQQKEQQAVTSEQQFTKNETSQTEQDPRKLAVAQALARAKAKKEAQQKEQQAVTSEKQSAKTGTTQTEQDPRKLAVAQAIARAKAKKEAQKNNRKEDDNV, encoded by the coding sequence ATGAAAAATGATGCAGTAAGTCGTATCCGCCAAAATAAATTGTGGGATTTCCCCGGTGGCATACATCCACCAGAGATGAAATCACAATCAAATCAAACGCCTATTAAACATTTGGCATTGCCAAGCCATTTTTATGTGCCAGTGGTGCAACACTCTGGTTCTGCGGGGGATTTAATCGTTAAAGAGGGGGATAAAGTCTTAAAAGGACAACCTTTAACTCAAGGAGAGAATTTTAGACAATTACCTGTTCACTCTCCAACGTCAGGGCGAGTGATTGCCATTGGTGAGCATATTTCAACCAATATCAATGCGTCACCTGAATTAACGGTGGTTATTCAAGCCGATGGTGAAGATAAATGGTTTGAGCGTTATCCAATCACTGATTATACTCAATATGATAGCGGTACGATTATTGATAAAATTTACCAAAAAGGTGTTGCAGGGTTAGGCGGAGCGGTATTTTCCACTTCATCAAAATTACATTATGCGGATACGCGTTGTGAACTGTTGATTATCAATGGTGCAGAGTGTGAGCCTTATATCACTTGTGATGATCGCTTAATGCAAGATTATACCGCTGAAATGATTGAAGGCATTGAGATTTTACAATATGTATTACAACCTCAAGAAGTGGTTATTGCGATTGAAGATAATAAACCCAACGCAATTAAAGCGGTACGATCTGCCTTAAAAAATGCAAAAAATATTCAACTGCGTGTTATACCAACTAAATATCCATCAGGATCATCGGATCAGCTAGTCCAAGTTTTAACAGGACTTGAAATTCCACAAAGCAAACGTACGATTGAAATGGGTATTGTTATGCACAATGTGGGAACAGCTTATGCCGTAAAACGTGCGGTGATGGATGATGAAGCCTTGATTGAACGAGTGGTGACATTAACAGGTAATCGCATTGGGCAAAAAGGCAATGTGTGGGCGAGATTAGGTACGCCATTAAATTATTTATTGGAACAAGTACAATTTGAAGAAAGTAAATGTTTCCCTGTTCTTATCGGTGGACCTTTAATGGGTTTTAGTGTACCAACATTACAAGTGCCGGTAACCAAAACCGTAAACTGTGTGATTGCACCTAATGTGGATGAATATAGCGATGAAGAGTTAGAGCGTAATTGTATCCGTTGTTCAAGTTGCTCTGATGCCTGCCCGATTGGTTTGTTGCCACAACAACTATATTGGCATTCTCGAGCTAAAGATCACGATAAAGCAAAAGCTTATAATTTGGACGCCTGTATTGAATGTGGAATTTGTGCTTTTGTCTGTCCGAGTAATATTCCTTTGGTACAATATTTTAGAGATGAAAAAGCCGAAATTGCTGAAATTGAGCGTAAAGAAAAACAATCGTTAGAGGCAAAACAACGCTTTGAGGCTCGTGAAGCTCGTTTACAAAAAGAAAAAGAAGCACGAGAAAAACGTATTCAAGAAGCGGCTGATAAACGTCGTGAACAGATATCAAAACAGCAGGGAGAAGATCCTGTTCAAGCGGCTCTCGCTCGCTTAAAAGCAAAAAAAGAGCAAGCTCAAAAAGTAGGAATTAAAGCAATTAAAACAACGATTGCAGGTGAGCCAGATAACAGTGAGTTAATGGCACTACGCAAAGCTAGACGCTTAGCCAAACAGCAACAAGCGGTGACTTCTGAGCAACAATTTGCAAAAAATGAAACTTCACAAACAGAACAAGATCCTCGTAAACTGGCTGTTGCACAAGCCTTAGCAAGAGCCAAAGCGAAAAAAGAAGCACAACAAAAAGAACAGCAAGCGGTCACTTCTGAGCAACAATTTACAAAAAATGAAACCTCACAAACAGAACAAGATCCTCGTAAACTTGCTGTGGCACAAGCATTAGCAAGAGCTAAAGCGAAAAAAGAAGCTCAACAAAAAGAACAGCAAGCGGTCACTTCTGAGAAACAATCTGCAAAAACAGGCACGACACAAACAGAACAAGACCCTCGTAAACTTGCTGTCGCACAAGCAATAGCAAGAGCTAAAGCAAAAAAAGAAGCACAAAAGAATAATAGAAAGGAAGATGATAATGTTTAA
- the rsxB gene encoding electron transport complex subunit RsxB: protein MLTYYVIAILTIIALIVGAILGYASIKLKVKADPIVEKIDAILPQSQCAQCGYPGCKPYAEAIANGDDITKCIPGGPPLVIKIADLMGVEPPEMEGEAPEEMVAFIEEDMCIGCTKCIQSCPVDAIIGTNKAMHTIIPELCTGCELCVAPCPTDCIKMIKSKQATPKRNWTLDENLIIPIVNTTEIQKRIVVGGDNEK, encoded by the coding sequence ATGCTGACCTATTATGTTATCGCCATTTTAACCATTATTGCTCTTATTGTAGGAGCAATTCTTGGTTACGCCTCAATAAAATTAAAGGTTAAAGCCGATCCTATTGTTGAAAAAATTGATGCAATCCTGCCTCAAAGTCAATGTGCTCAATGTGGTTATCCAGGCTGTAAGCCTTATGCGGAGGCGATTGCCAACGGCGATGATATTACGAAATGTATACCGGGTGGACCTCCTTTAGTTATTAAAATAGCTGATTTAATGGGCGTTGAACCGCCTGAAATGGAGGGGGAAGCACCTGAAGAAATGGTGGCTTTTATTGAAGAAGATATGTGTATTGGTTGTACTAAGTGTATTCAGTCTTGCCCTGTTGATGCGATTATTGGTACAAATAAAGCAATGCACACCATTATCCCTGAGTTATGTACTGGCTGTGAGCTTTGTGTTGCACCTTGTCCAACGGATTGTATTAAAATGATAAAATCAAAACAAGCAACACCAAAAAGAAATTGGACACTGGATGAAAACTTGATTATTCCTATTGTCAATACCACAGAAATACAAAAAAGAATAGTGGTGGGAGGCGATAATGAAAAATGA
- the rsxA gene encoding electron transport complex subunit RsxA encodes MVDYLLLIISTALINNFVLVKFLGLCPFMGVSKKIETAIGMGLATTFVLTVASLSAYLIESYILAPFNAQFLRTLAFILIIAVVVQLTEMLVHKTSPALYRLLGIYLPLITTNCAVLGVALLNVNLSNNLVESVLYGFGAAAGFSLVLVLFAALRERLAAADVPHIFQGSSIALITAGLMSLAFMGFTGLVKI; translated from the coding sequence ATGGTTGATTATCTTTTATTAATTATTAGTACAGCCTTAATTAATAACTTTGTATTAGTAAAGTTTTTAGGGCTTTGCCCTTTTATGGGTGTATCTAAAAAAATAGAAACAGCGATTGGTATGGGGTTAGCGACAACCTTTGTGCTAACCGTTGCGTCACTTTCTGCCTATTTAATTGAAAGCTATATTCTTGCCCCTTTTAATGCACAATTTTTACGAACCCTTGCCTTTATTCTGATTATTGCGGTCGTCGTACAATTAACAGAAATGTTAGTACATAAAACCAGTCCCGCTCTTTATCGCCTATTAGGTATTTATTTACCCTTGATTACCACAAATTGTGCCGTGTTAGGGGTGGCTCTATTAAATGTGAATTTATCCAACAACCTAGTGGAATCAGTATTATATGGTTTTGGTGCAGCAGCGGGTTTTTCATTAGTCTTAGTGTTATTTGCTGCTTTACGTGAACGTTTAGCCGCAGCAGATGTTCCTCATATTTTTCAAGGATCTTCTATTGCATTAATTACCGCTGGGTTGATGTCCCTTGCCTTTATGGGCTTTACAGGGTTGGTTAAAATCTAA
- the manA gene encoding mannose-6-phosphate isomerase, class I: MSELLFKLNNVIQNYAWGSKTSLNQLFDIPNPDNKPQAELWMGTHPNGCSKNAETGELLSTLINQNIANFLGNRTASQFGELPFLFKVLCAEEPLSIQVHPNKKKAELGFAKENEKGIDLKAPNRNYKDPNHKPELVYALTPYKAMNGFRPIEQIISLFKEANLLSLKKEISALKQSQTSEGLKRFFSAIMSLNNEQKDQILTELYTQLEKGAKTKLGKEAFDYIQHFRQYYDNDIGLLSPLMLNTIELQPNEAMFLYAETPHAYVQGTGLEIMANSDNVLRAGLTPKYIDVAELIDNTKFDSISPENIKIEPNNNNEYPIPVPDFKFAIMTVTENVKTHSLNSAEILFCTKGEIIIHSHNKQIILHKGESAFIGYGLEKYQYSGNGLIARAYV, translated from the coding sequence ATGAGTGAGCTTTTATTTAAACTGAATAATGTTATTCAAAATTACGCTTGGGGAAGTAAAACATCGTTAAATCAGTTATTTGACATTCCTAATCCTGATAACAAACCACAAGCGGAACTATGGATGGGAACACACCCAAATGGCTGCTCTAAAAATGCAGAAACTGGGGAGTTGCTCTCAACACTAATTAACCAGAATATTGCAAATTTTTTAGGTAATCGTACCGCTTCACAATTTGGAGAATTACCTTTTTTATTCAAAGTATTATGTGCAGAAGAACCACTCTCTATTCAAGTTCACCCTAATAAAAAGAAAGCTGAATTGGGTTTTGCTAAAGAAAATGAAAAAGGGATCGACTTAAAAGCCCCTAATCGTAATTATAAAGATCCTAATCACAAGCCTGAACTCGTGTATGCCTTGACCCCTTACAAAGCAATGAATGGATTTCGCCCTATTGAGCAAATCATTAGTTTGTTTAAAGAAGCTAACCTACTGAGCCTTAAAAAAGAAATTTCAGCCTTAAAACAATCACAAACTAGTGAAGGATTAAAACGCTTTTTCAGTGCCATTATGTCATTAAATAATGAACAAAAAGACCAAATCTTAACAGAACTTTATACTCAACTAGAGAAAGGGGCTAAAACAAAATTAGGCAAAGAGGCTTTTGATTATATCCAACATTTTCGTCAATATTATGATAATGATATTGGGTTATTATCGCCATTAATGTTAAATACGATTGAACTTCAACCTAACGAAGCAATGTTTTTATATGCTGAAACACCTCACGCTTATGTACAAGGAACAGGTCTTGAAATTATGGCAAATTCCGACAATGTATTACGTGCAGGTTTAACCCCTAAATATATTGATGTTGCAGAATTAATTGATAACACAAAATTTGACTCTATTTCACCTGAGAATATCAAAATAGAACCAAATAATAACAATGAATATCCTATTCCTGTGCCAGATTTTAAATTTGCAATTATGACGGTAACAGAAAATGTAAAAACACACTCGTTAAACAGTGCGGAAATTTTATTTTGTACAAAAGGGGAAATTATAATTCACTCTCACAACAAACAAATTATTCTTCACAAGGGAGAATCTGCTTTTATTGGTTACGGTTTAGAAAAGTATCAATATAGTGGTAATGGTTTGATTGCAAGGGCTTACGTATAA
- a CDS encoding helix-turn-helix domain-containing protein — MSLKMFTHKTCLTETLISTLLHSKEMTSEILKWADYLDIDLTSPRIACIIEMESDSLEVMVDRIQMIQEWLMAQNKQNLVIQRSLSQLVLLTPALESDEKWDLEQHIASMQQLINYIEEPHFTVTVAIGRYVAQYNPHHIATSYQTAKATLQAGKIRCPNKKIYIYQDLILPILFEKLKQGWEKEELDCIMQKLKEADENGILRNTLFTWFENNMQSVSTANILNIHRNSLEYRLNKIAQITGLNLSNTANKVLLYIALYSIC, encoded by the coding sequence ATGAGTTTAAAAATGTTTACCCATAAAACCTGTTTAACGGAAACTTTAATTTCAACGTTATTACATTCTAAAGAGATGACGTCTGAAATACTAAAGTGGGCGGACTATTTAGATATTGATTTAACTTCTCCTCGTATAGCTTGTATCATTGAAATGGAGAGTGATTCTCTTGAGGTGATGGTAGATAGAATTCAAATGATTCAAGAATGGTTAATGGCACAAAATAAGCAAAATCTTGTTATTCAACGATCTCTTTCTCAATTAGTATTATTAACGCCAGCATTAGAGAGTGATGAGAAATGGGATTTGGAACAACATATCGCTTCTATGCAACAGTTAATTAATTATATTGAAGAGCCACATTTTACTGTCACTGTTGCGATAGGTCGTTATGTGGCACAATATAATCCTCATCATATAGCCACTTCTTATCAAACAGCTAAAGCGACATTACAAGCAGGTAAAATTCGATGCCCTAATAAAAAAATATATATTTATCAGGATCTTATTCTTCCTATTTTATTTGAGAAATTAAAACAAGGTTGGGAGAAAGAAGAATTAGATTGTATTATGCAAAAATTAAAAGAGGCAGACGAAAACGGCATACTAAGAAACACGTTGTTTACGTGGTTTGAAAACAATATGCAATCGGTGAGTACAGCGAATATTTTAAATATTCATCGTAATTCTTTGGAATATAGATTAAACAAAATTGCTCAGATTACAGGACTTAATTTATCAAATACAGCAAATAAAGTATTACTTTATATTGCGTTATATTCGATATGTTAA